The genomic window TAATGCTCAAGTAGACTGGATTTTTAAAACAGCCCGGTTGGAATttggagagatgtcctctcCCAAAACCAGCACGGTTTGGCGGTACTTTGatcaagaaaatgaaaacaaggtagcatgtaggctgtgtcagaaaaaaCTGGCATATGACTCGACTGGAGCAATGTCAACCCACAATCATCTCTACAGTAGCACACGCAGGAATAAGGTGAATACAAGAGACTGAATGAACACTAGGAACAGACAACACCATCAGACTGTGAACATCAGACCAAAGGCTGGGAAGGGGTCAAAAGTCATCAACCAGGGCCAGAGAAAAATCAAGAGGGCCATTCACATCTGACACCAGAGACCATCTTTGAACGGAGACAGGGGTTACGATTTTCACTATAGATTATTCTGCCAATTACTTTCCCAATTAGGCAACTAAttattttgtctataaaatgtcagtcaCAATTTTCTAAAGCCCAAGGTGACTCcttcaaatgatttttttttttttttttttttttttactgactaACACACCTAAACTCAAAAATATGATCAAGTTAGAAAAAGGGAATCAGCAAATCTTAAAAATTTAGAGGCTGGTTCTAGataatgtttaatatttttgcTTAAGGAAGTATTTCTGTGCTGGAAACATGGTCTTTTGACAAAACTGGGCAGGCTCTGCagtgcaaatacttttgaaactggtgcttaatgactggaaaaaaaaaagaggaaaagggctgtggcattagCTTTTGCTCAAACGGTAAAAAGActgcaactaccagaatgcaccgGACCAATAAACACCCCAACTGGTAGGTGACATAATGAAAGCAAGGCTATTAAATAAAGGCTGGGACACAGTGTAATATGGCGTCATATCACTGGGATGCAACACGTGTAAAATCTGGTGCGAATGGTTAGCGTACTATCAAAGAACATGGGTATGATTGATTTGTTTCAATGTGGCGTCTGCAATCGATCTCATGTTGGaatatatttcattaaaaaataaagacgTGTGAGAATTACAACTCTGAAATCACTGAAAAGATCCTTAATAAAAGACCATAAACAAATGCTTTCCATTTAAAAACATTCTATTGTATGACAAATGTGCAATGTAACTGGAGCTGCGATgttggagggttacagcagacAGCACAAGAATAAAGGGATGGTATCCTCTCAGGTGCTCTTTGAGTATGTTCTTCTGGGCACACCCAACTGGATGGCGGCTAAAACAACTGAATCATCTCCATAATAAATGAGCAAAGTTCCAGTGATTGAGATTATTTTGTCCCACATACTTCATCAGTAGCCAACTACTCAGCTAAGGCGGCTGCAGCCTGGTAGACATACAACTTCCAATTCACCTTGTTTGCATGTTTAGACAGTGGTAGGAAAGTGTAAAAACTACCTGGATAAAATCCAAGCAAACACAATCTCTTTGTGTTTACTGGGAGGAAAAAATGATGAACATGATCAAAAAGGAAAAGCAGATAATTACTGCTTTCCTTTCtaaccttcatcatcatctctctctctctctgttgcagTGAAGGAAATTGAcctggcgctgtggaggagtgcCGAGGCCATTGCTAATGATAAGAGGGAGTTCATGAACGACGGAGAGTGGGAACTGTTGTCCATTCCTTCCAGTTACTGGCAAATCCACCAAGACAACACTGACTATGCTCACATCCAGTTCAACGTATGTGCCTTATTGTCTCGGTCATGTACATGTATCACATTAACACAGAGGGAGTGATTGAAGGCCAAGGTAGAGAGTATAAATGTTGTACTGCAGGTTATTTTTCTGTAATATTACTGATGTCTAACGGTGCAGTACTGTGAAACAGCTCTGTTACAAGTGAGCCAGTCACTGCACTGTGATGACTGTGATTGCTTATCGATGGTGAGCTTTAAACTGTAGCCCCTTTGTGGGTTAGCCCCCCTCCGCACTGCGCGCTGGAATTGTAAAGTGTAAAGCAATTGGCCGCGACCTTCATGGATCGGGCTAGTGAGCTAATGCCAAATGATGAGCCGAGGCTGTTTCTGGCAAGtaaagagacagatagagaGGGAGGCTGATAGACAGGGGAGGGTGAGCAACCATAATGAGACTGTCTCAGTGGCTGCCTGATCAATGGACTTCTTGTTAGTGGTGAGGAAAATGGCCCCATAGCCCATTGCAGGTGGAGAGCAGGGAGGGCTGCTATTTATTCAGCTCAAAGAGCGAAAGGCTTTCTGATAATGGAGCATTTCATGGCTCACTGGGATATTGTTACACTGTGGCAGATTATTTGCTGAAGGTAGGTATGTCTTATGAAAAGGGTCTCTGACGCAGAATGCCTCTGTTCATCTTCAGCTCtgagaaaaaatgttgattctaACAAAACTTCAGTATGAAGCAAAGGTGGCAGCTACGTCAACACCTGGATGAATAAAAGCAAAACAGCCAGACGCCACTGAAGGGAACATGTGGCTGAATAAATGATATTATTTCTGAGTGTCCATCAGATCTCAGCTCTCTGTCCTCATCTTTCTTGCAGGTGTTGATCCGCCGGCGCCCCCTGCTGTATGTGGTGGGACTCCTCATCCCCAGCATCTTTCTCATGCTGGTAGATGTGATCAGCTTCTACCTGCCTCTGAACAGCGGCACACGTATTGCCTTTAAGATCAGCATCCTGCTGGGTTACACTGTCTTTAGAGTCAACCTGACAGATGATCTGCCCGCCACTGCAGTAAGGACTCCACTCATAGGTGGgacatgtcaacatttctgttaGTTATCAAGATATACGTATTTAAGCAGAGTTGTTGATTTTTCTATGAAATTACATTACTCTATTTTTTATGTAGGCTTCTAAATAGTTGCAACAGCATCTTTTTGATTTACGCAAATAACTGAGAAGATAAAAACAAGGTCAAGCACTGGAAAAGAGACAACTGATTGCTCTGTATAATCAAATCAAAACCTTGTGTAGGGTGCTCATGGacaacaggaaacaacaggGTACACAGGAAGGCCCTCCAACAGTATAGAAATGTTGTTATAGTAACATAAAAagtgccagcagatggcaggagctacatttgaagaaccgtatacaaacaaacaagtcactgaatgctccacaacaagttcctgcaaatgtttcacaataaaagtatttttaaaaaataaagggattctctcaacccaAGTTATAacgggcttttaatttgaaacagatacaggaagtgttgagtttgaaatgatggcgcgaagcattaactttatcaaggcaaacgggagtggataaaaagtaaaaatataaaaatacagagggaataatgaATAATGGCCCGTttctaatgtagtctgtttcaaatgaagctggtagcctctgcagttgtggtgagtaaaagccactattttttaattctcttactttatgtccgtctccattataaagaaataacattgtttgctagcttgatgctaatggcagtactcagcgggttgatcAAGTGCCTGCTGTTtcttttttactctgtgtggtaacgttcctacaggaaatatctaaaaggctggGCTGTTGTTGCCGTACAGTTGTTTATGGCAGCTtatcgctctgtgttcctattggtcaaagtgacggctgtgacgggagcagTCGagaacgacaaaaagaaaatcaaacatgctagactttctgttggaatgTCGTGAGGTGTCCCAGATGTGGTGTAGTGACAGGTTGTTGGAGGTCCTGCTCTCTCTATCTCAAGGGGTATTCAAGGGGTTTTTCACATGTCCACTGGGTGGGCAGCATGCCTTTAGGTTGAAGAAACATAATCCAATAAAAAGATTTATTATGTGAAACtataaaaatctatttttaatgCTGTTATTCACATATGTTATTCTAACACTGTTCAATGCAACGCAAAAGCATTGAACCTTGCTGCTGATTCCTGAGCCTCTCCCTTCTTTCGGCTCCTGACACTTTTTTAactgtatatttttttcaataaactttttttctacaaaaatacagtcagaattttgtttttgttacaatAACTGCAAGTTACATTCTAACAACTTAAATCAATTGATTTAAAACCAATACAGTCAGTGCAGTCATCTCTGCACAAAAACATCCACAGATGTAAAACTCTAGAGGGCCATAAGAGGAAGATCAGGTTTGATCTGGAATATAATGCTTTACTCTGGTTATTAGGTTAATCTAGAGATTGTGCAAGAAGCCAGGGTTGGGAGCTTTTCTGatttctctcccctctccatCCAGGTGTGTTCTTTGCGGTGTGCATGGCCCTGTTGATGCTCAGCCTGATCAAGTCTATTCTGGTGGTGAAGCTGCTCCACCACAGTGAGAAGGAGGTCAGGCAAATGTCAgtgtctgcctgcctgctggACAAGTACGGCTCAGCTGGTCACGGCTTCACAGAGAGCGCTTTAACCTCCATTAAGACCCTCGATCACATCAACCCGTCTGGAGGTAAGCTACGAGCTCAAAGACTGAGATTTTCCAAAAGTCCTGCTGACAGGCGATACTGTGGTGTGTTCTTGCTTTATGCTTCACCAAATCAGAAAGGTCAGTTTGCAATAAACAGGTGTTCAATGGAGTCAAGGGTGAAAGAATGCTTGGATAAAAGGAAGCCAAAGCACTTCTGCGGGAAAGTTTAAACCctaacaatttaaaacaattcaGATGTTACTGAACTTCTGGTATTGTTGGTGACACAAAGGCTTTTGAGTAGGATTTTGGAGGATTTActagcagaaatggaatatgagtgttttctttagtgtataatcacctgaaaataagacttGTGCGTTTTTGTAACTTCAGAAAGTGTTGTTTATAATTACACAGGGAGTGGGCCCTCATCCATGGAGTcaaccatgttgcaccgccatgtttctatagTAAACCTAATGCTAACTCCAGATTGAGCTATTCACATCAGCCACCAtggttagcagcccctctgcgatGAGCAGTGTCAGAGAAGCACTGACTTTTTAACATTaaaccttagaatgagccgtttatatctacaaatgGAGTGAGTCCTCTTCAGTGTTGGGCGCTAACGCGTAACTAGTAGTACATTAATAATATTCCTTTTTCCAGTGatgagtagtgtaactaatCACTAATATTGTAcaattacagtaataatattacagttaatCTAAAACCAAACAACTCGTTACAACATTACTTTTGTTGCTTGTAATCGTCCTGCTGTGCATTTGCATCACTAAACAGCGAGCTAGTTGGAAACACCGACCTTAgcggctggaaatattcccatcaatttgattttgtcaacaggaaagatgacaagaacactgctgctgcaggtagtcccccaggtaaaaaaaaataaagctatCTAGCCCTAGCTACACTTACCAGTGATTACcttgacattcacacagaggcacacatctgaattttggggagatacCCAATTACCAATATAAGAGTCGTGTCacaaattactgttggcagggagtaataggTAAAGTAATATTACTACTTTTGAAAAAGTAATGAGTAATTTGTTACGTTTTTAGAGTAACAAGCCCAACACTGGTCACCAGAGTCGGCCATGTTGTCATGGTGCTTCTCTGAGTCAAGAAAGGATCCTAAAAGGGCTGAATTTCATGAAGGCTACGTCACTGAATCCAGCCAAAGGAccgttccaatgtcaaggatccttcaaattctcaaggatgcatgtgtgtatcctcagcggGCAACAAGCAACCACAATTTTTTGCGCTCGATTTGCCAGAATTAAAGGCAGGTCCTCTTCAGTGATGCACACCTGGGCACTCGCTAACCTGTTCCAATGTGTTCCAATGCTAGGAAGGAGTCTTGCCTTTGTAGCACCGGACTTGGAAGGACTCATCCTACTAAGGAAGCATCCTCGACACACACACTTAGCACGTGAcaagggagaagtttcagttctgcaaactCACTGTGAgttgccactaaatcctacgcaACGGACctttaagttatcagaggaaaaaaggTGACCACGCATCAGCAGGGGCTCGGCTAGCGGTTTGTCTGCGACAAGCCGAACAGCGTCAGAGACACACTGATGtctaacgtgaaactgctttactctgtgtttttaatcacttggtccatttgttttggagaggaagagaaccgtctaaacaatgaacactgaaggaattctgaccgggagaagtttcagctcgttgcaatctgcaatcctcaccactagaggcCACTAAATCCCATGAATCTTAAACACCGGACCTTTAAGGCTTAGATGTTCTTATATTTCAGTTTGTGAAAACTGTTTTCCTCCAGTTTATCTCTGTAAAATCCCATCTGAAAGCTTCTGATTAATGATGAAAGAGTTGGAAAAGCTGTTCTCTGGCCAGCTGAGATGAAACAGTCTGTACCAAAGTGTTTGGAAACTGAGCATTTTTGAAAGTATCACAATACTGATGCCAGAAATATGACTAAATTGTCCCAGCCATGATGATCAGTTtgtattatttacatttatgtagAGAAACTGCATGCATCTATACTAACTGTTCACAGTTTAAACCAGATTCCCTGATCTTCCTCATAGATTATGAGCTTGAGCCATCACTGGAGGAGGACCTGCTGTCCCTGAATGAGATCCAGGATGCTCCATCTGGGCTGGAGTGGCTTCTCCAGGAGCTGGTTTCTCTCCGCCTGGCTTTATCCCAGGAGGACAGTGAGTCTTCGGCTCAGGCGGAATGGCTGGCCCTCTGCTCCAAGCTCGACTGCTTCTTGTTTCGCTTCTACCTGCTGGTTCTGGCCTCATATGCCGGTACGCTGCTGATGCTCTGGACCAGCTGGAGCTTCGCCTGACCACACATTCAGACACTTTTTTTAATACTCTTACTGAAAGCATTTCTTTCTAATGGTGTTTCCAATAGCTACAGCGATTCAGGATGCAGTACTGAAGTCTGCTGGAGAAGTCTAAATATGTTGCAATGTAAAAGGACGAATACAAATTTGTTGCTTCAGACAGaacaatgtgtgtttaaatattaaattgtCTTTTTAATTTCCCTTCTACAAAAGTAAAATAGAAGCAGGAAACACTATATATTGTGTGCCAGTTATCACAACTTGCCTCCTATTTTTGGAGTTATTGCCATTGTTTTTATCGGTTGATTACTTTGCACTCATCAAAGTAAATGCTCACAAGCATCAGAAGGTCAGACAGGTTTTTCACAAACTAAGTTTATCCAGATTATTTAATGATGTTCAGACAGAGCGCTCAGGTTGCATCATATGTTTTACTATCATTCCATCATATTCATAAAAGTGCTTTAGGTGGCCTTTATAAACTGTGTCTAATACTCTTCTTATTCTCtaatgctgctgatgctgtgCAGCTCCCTCCTTGTATCATTAAAGCTTTGAATTATCTTGCTGAGCTCATGTTCATGTATGTTTCTGTATCTGATGTGGTACCCTAAGTGTTTGGGGATTCTCTCTCTCAGCAGAATCATTGTCGCTGCTCAGATTAATTGAGAGATCCTTCACACAGCAGAAATCTAACTGTGTAACCATTTGCAATAAATGATAAATTCTTTGATGTTAACGCCTCTCATTCAATTCACTTTATTTGGAGGTAAAACCTTGAGTGTACCTGAAATATCTGTAGTAATCCCTCACTGCACAGGAATGCTGTACATGCACAACTATGACAGGTACGGTAGGTCAAAGTTGAAGCAGGAAATCCATCTGTAAACTATGACTAATGTGTACAGTGGACATTTTGGATAATAATTCTATTGTTTGCTTTAGTTTTCTCTTCCAAGTAAGTTTGGCCAACCaaatgcaaaccacagatatgttatatttgtacattattttgtagcagATACGTTATATTGTATGTTTCCACAAGActgtggtgaaggtgtggttggatttaagcacaaaaaccaattggttatggtcaggaaaagatcctGTTCCCACTTTCAACACCCACGTTTAGACACgcaaaagccactggaaaacaCCACTATGTGCTGCTATAAACACCTAGGTTCTGTGGCTCAAACGTCGCTGGGAAGCGCTGCAATGTGTCGCTGAAAAACTCCCAGGTTTGGTGCTACATATCCCACTGTGATGTGCCACTAAATACACTCAGGTTTTGTGCCACAAAGGCTGCCAAGAAACACCTCAATGTGCTGCTAAATACACCCAGGTTCGATGTCGTGAATGTTGCCAAGAAATGCTGCAATATGCCGTTAAAAATACTGGGGTTATGTGAAGCATAACCTGCAATGTGTTGGTTAAAAACACTAGGTTTTGGTTTCTACAAACACCGCACGTAAACACCACGATGAAACAGAGGTTCTgtggctcaaatgctgctgaGGAACACCTTGATGCATCagttaaaaacacccaggtttgatACAAACGCTGCTGGGAAATGCCACAATGTGCCGGGCTCTGTTGCTCACATGCTGCCGGGGAAGGCAACGGTACGCTACTAAATACAACCACGTTTAATGCCACAAACGTGGCCTGGAAATGCCGCGATGTCCCGGTAACAACACCCACGTCCCCTGGCTCAAATGATGGTTGGAAATGCAGCTATGTGCCACTTGAAACACCCAGGTTCTGTGGATCAAATGCGGCAGGGTAAGACTGCAATATGCCACTAAATACACCTGAATCAGTGCCACAGACGCTGCTGGAAAACACTGTGATAGGCTGCAGAAAACATCCAGGTTCTGTGACTCAAATGTTGCTGAGAAAAGCCACAATATGCTACTAAACACAACCAGGTTTAgtgccacaaacacagcagaaacaCTGCAATGCCCCGCTAACAACACCCACGTTCTATGGCTCAAACGATGCTTGGAAATACCTGGCCTCAATATGCAACTAAATATACCCGAATCGgtgccacaaacacagccagaaaCAACTGTGATGTGCTTCTAAAAAAATACCCATGTTCTGTGGCTTAAGTGTTGCTGGGAAACGCTGCAATGTGCCACTAAAAACACCTTGGTTACAtggctcaaatgctgctgggaaacaccACAATGTgctgcttaaaaaaaacagaggtttggcaaaaaaacacccaggtttggtgccacaaatgGTGGTGGAAACGCCACaaaggtgacacaccatccaccgcCCCCTCCATCctccgatgacaaagtcagcttatatttTATGTCACCTTAGAAACGTTGATAagatacgtatgaaacatgcaactgTAAcgtattcgtggtttgcagaaacgcacaatgtgaacatttttctTGCGGCGACTGAGCTGGTTTGGCTTATCTGTTAGTTTACCTATCTGCTCATGTTTCATGCCCCAACTTTTTGCCATGTCATCGTGTTCCCAGATCTCAGCTTTTGATTTTTAATCTTCACAAACTGTTGCCAAAACTATAAATATAATTCAAGTTGTCTGAAACTAGAGCTGTCCTCTTAATATTCTGTTTGCCTGCACTGCCACTGTATGGCAACATTATAGTTAGAGAGAGACATTATTGTATCGTGTCTGTTATCATGAATTCCCGACAGTGAAGATTTACTCAGAGATGCTGTATGATAAAGCAGCTCTCTGGAGAAAATCCTCAGTGCCAGTGTGATGTGATGATATTGTATTCATACTTTAATCTCCATCCCAGTGCCACAAAATAGATCAATAAAACCCATTCAGAGCTCAGCTGCTGTGTCTCTATTCCCTGTTGGCTTCCTAATAGTCATGACTAGAATATCAAACGTGCGTCATAGCAAACTTGCCGGTGGAAAGATCCATATTAATGCAATTTTCACACTATCTGCAAACCTCTTCTTCCAGTGGATCTTGTTACATGGTGTTATGCAACCAAGCTGAAGATAAATGTTTAGTCAGTGCTTTGTTACTGTCTGTAAGTACCAATTGGCTGAGTGTTGAGTTCAAGGctttgtgttttcactttgttgtGAACATAAAAATCATCTCAAGATGACTCTAACTGTTCTTTTGAAATAGAAGAAAAACCTTTAAGCTGATTGTTTTGTGAAGATGATACACGacagaagagaaaataaaagcctCTTAAAGTCAAACCCACCAGGAACGTGCCGATTCATATTTCTGAATCACAGCAAGTCATGAGGAATCAGTCTATTACTAAATAACTGTATATCTTTTGAAAGCCCTCAGAGGCTGCagtattcatattcatatttatttggGCCAGAGTACCATGCGCTTccaggaccctattgaaatccaAGGGATTTTTATCCTTCCTGCAAATGAATCGCTTTTTTGAGGAGCTTAATATATgcaaaaactcatgaaactttgcacacacatcacatctgGTGAAAAATTTGGTATTTTAGGGGTCTCGTGCTCAGCTGCCAAAATATGGCTCAGTAGTGCCCCCCACAAAATTTCAACGAAGCAGCCCCCGAAGCTGGTGTCACCGACATTTCCGAAACTTGGTAGACACACGTAACATCCCAAAACGccccaaacccaacaggaagtcagacattttgacttactttgccacttttgtgcattttttggccatttccagagGTCGTActttaacaaactcctcctacagatttcATCCAATTGACTTCAAATCATCTAAAGACCATGGACATCGAAAGTTTCTTAAAGCTTGAGTTTTGTCAAACAGTGTGACCGTGGCAAGGTGTCAAATGTCAATGTTTTGCCACCAAACAGAAAGTGGTTTGTAACTCCgccatacatggtccaatctgccCACAACTTCCAGTGTTATATAAGGCTCCAGGCCCTAAGACAACTACATGCGCATTAGGTGTCATGGTGATTGCGCCACCCTCTAGACCCCCTCTTttgggggcagcagtagctcagtccatagggacttgggatgcctgttcaagtccccgtccggaccaaaaatgtagagcgtggactggtagctggagaggtgccagttcacctcctgggcactgccgaggtgcccc from Epinephelus lanceolatus isolate andai-2023 chromosome 11, ASM4190304v1, whole genome shotgun sequence includes these protein-coding regions:
- the htr3b gene encoding 5-hydroxytryptamine receptor 3B — translated: MSLIWLMLLFSAHVAECVPEKPKRSALNQLTRTLLRKYDCGVRPVHNWTSSTIIYIDLILQSVLDVDGKTQSITTSIWYRQIWTDEFLVWDPEEFDGINEISLSSDAIWIPDVIVSEFVDEGKSLPIPYVYVNSSGSVKNYRPMQVVLACSLEMYAFPFDKQNCSLTFRSWLHSVKEIDLALWRSAEAIANDKREFMNDGEWELLSIPSSYWQIHQDNTDYAHIQFNVLIRRRPLLYVVGLLIPSIFLMLVDVISFYLPLNSGTRIAFKISILLGYTVFRVNLTDDLPATAVRTPLIGVFFAVCMALLMLSLIKSILVVKLLHHSEKEVRQMSVSACLLDKYGSAGHGFTESALTSIKTLDHINPSGDYELEPSLEEDLLSLNEIQDAPSGLEWLLQELVSLRLALSQEDSESSAQAEWLALCSKLDCFLFRFYLLVLASYAGTLLMLWTSWSFA